One region of Salinirubrum litoreum genomic DNA includes:
- a CDS encoding arylsulfotransferase family protein: MWRRRLLVVAAILAVVFVPVPTPADVPTTLGDLSPSGADSATGPQPTTATDADSITWITTQGHWRGLGGGELVAVDTATGERLWTHDRYNHYYDVDPLNESHLLVSAGGVYSGQWAIEIDWRENRVVRRVQIPWDTHDVDALPSGDWVVADKDDSRVVEINPGTGAVGWEYRFDAHYDREQNGVAGDFTHLNDVDAIRNGSAYLLSPRNFDRVLVVNRSTKETEWVLGGQGDHATLERQHNPTLLTNRSAGGPRVLVADSENDRVIEYHRTGGDWRATWTYAGNLSWPRDADRLPNGNTLIVDSGGQRVLEVTPDGEIVWERQRRLHPYDAERQSFGDEPGGPPLDSGLVAPPGEANGGESDSLALLAWVPPRPTLALLLLLGWIGVELRGVGRRLRRVVGRD; the protein is encoded by the coding sequence ATGTGGCGACGACGCCTCCTCGTCGTCGCAGCGATCCTCGCGGTGGTGTTCGTCCCGGTGCCGACGCCGGCCGACGTGCCGACGACGCTCGGCGACCTGTCGCCGAGCGGTGCCGACTCCGCGACCGGACCCCAGCCTACGACCGCGACCGACGCCGACAGCATCACCTGGATAACGACACAGGGCCACTGGCGCGGCCTCGGCGGCGGGGAACTCGTCGCGGTCGACACGGCGACAGGGGAACGGCTCTGGACACACGACCGGTACAACCACTACTACGACGTGGACCCACTGAACGAGTCGCACCTGCTCGTCTCCGCCGGCGGCGTCTACTCCGGCCAGTGGGCCATCGAGATCGACTGGCGCGAGAACCGCGTGGTCCGGCGGGTGCAGATTCCCTGGGACACCCACGACGTGGACGCGCTTCCCTCCGGCGACTGGGTCGTCGCCGACAAAGACGACTCCCGCGTCGTCGAGATCAACCCCGGCACCGGCGCAGTCGGCTGGGAGTACCGCTTCGACGCTCACTACGACCGCGAGCAGAACGGCGTGGCCGGCGACTTCACGCACCTGAACGACGTTGACGCGATCCGAAACGGCTCGGCGTACCTGCTCTCGCCGCGGAACTTCGACCGGGTGCTGGTGGTGAACCGCTCCACGAAGGAGACCGAGTGGGTCCTCGGGGGACAAGGCGACCACGCGACGCTCGAACGTCAGCACAACCCGACCCTCCTCACGAACCGGAGCGCCGGCGGCCCGAGGGTACTCGTCGCGGACTCCGAGAACGACCGCGTGATCGAGTACCACAGAACAGGCGGCGACTGGCGGGCGACGTGGACCTACGCCGGCAACCTCTCGTGGCCGCGCGACGCCGACCGCCTCCCGAACGGGAACACGCTGATCGTCGATTCGGGTGGCCAGCGCGTCCTCGAAGTCACGCCGGACGGGGAGATCGTCTGGGAGCGCCAGCGGCGACTCCACCCGTACGACGCGGAACGCCAGTCCTTCGGCGACGAACCCGGTGGCCCGCCGCTGGACAGCGGCCTCGTCGCACCACCCGGGGAGGCGAACGGCGGCGAGTCCGACTCGCTCGCACTGCTCGCGTGGGTCCCGCCGCGACCGACGCTGGCCCTGCTTCTGCTGCTCGGCTGGATCGGCGTCGAACTCCGGGGTGTCGGTCGGCGCCTCCGCCGAGTCGTCGGCCGGGACTGA
- the dcd gene encoding dCTP deaminase — MILSDRDLLARLERGDLVVDPLDDPETQIQPASIDLRLGSRFLEFRRTNIPCIHPDSEREVDEYVTETVVDGDGEFILHPGDFVLGTTKERVEIPPDLVANVEGRSSLGRLAVVVHATAGFIDPGFRGKITLELSNLGTAPVSLKPDTRISQLVFTELSSPAERPYGAERGSKYQDQDGPQASRIQDDPEFER, encoded by the coding sequence ATGATCCTCTCCGACCGGGACCTGCTCGCCCGCCTGGAACGCGGCGACCTCGTCGTCGATCCACTCGACGACCCGGAGACCCAGATTCAACCGGCCAGCATCGACCTCCGACTCGGCTCCCGCTTCCTGGAGTTCCGCCGGACGAACATCCCCTGTATCCACCCCGACAGCGAACGCGAGGTCGACGAGTACGTCACCGAGACGGTTGTCGACGGGGACGGCGAGTTCATCCTCCACCCCGGCGACTTCGTGCTCGGGACGACGAAAGAGCGGGTCGAGATCCCACCCGATCTGGTGGCGAACGTCGAAGGGCGGTCCTCCTTGGGTCGGCTCGCCGTGGTGGTGCACGCGACAGCCGGCTTCATCGATCCGGGGTTCCGTGGCAAGATCACGCTCGAACTGTCGAACCTCGGCACTGCACCCGTGTCTTTGAAACCGGACACCCGCATCTCCCAACTCGTCTTCACGGAACTCTCCTCGCCGGCCGAACGCCCCTACGGTGCCGAACGCGGCTCGAAGTACCAGGACCAGGACGGGCCGCAGGCGTCCCGGATCCAGGACGATCCGGAGTTCGAACGATGA
- a CDS encoding thiamine-phosphate synthase family protein, with protein MKFVEEVVVEEFLPTFRSMLAEALRERGFTQREVADALGISQSAVSKYAHGQVSRREEFLDDQRVQDLVERIADGLASGELSPVGALVEAEVLVRRLEDGDLLTRLHEEAMPELAEYDADFAVHDPDSRVRTTEQVLASVRRGLRTLTSASGFAGLIPNVGSNLVECLPEAGDIGDVAGVPGRIFDVKGRATVPGDPEFGVSEHVAGVLLSAREAGLDVRAAVNLRYDPVLIDDLDAAGYQTVEFDPDAPTDPVRAALAEAVDAEDPPATVVVYQSGGYGIEPITYVLGPDAATVAGVVRDLL; from the coding sequence ATGAAGTTCGTCGAGGAGGTGGTCGTGGAGGAGTTCCTCCCGACGTTCCGGTCGATGCTCGCCGAGGCGCTACGGGAGCGCGGGTTCACCCAGCGTGAGGTCGCCGACGCCCTCGGGATCAGCCAGTCGGCTGTCTCGAAGTACGCCCACGGACAGGTCTCGCGCCGCGAGGAGTTTCTGGACGATCAACGCGTGCAGGACCTCGTGGAACGCATCGCCGACGGTCTCGCCTCGGGAGAGCTCTCGCCGGTCGGGGCCTTGGTCGAAGCCGAGGTGCTCGTCCGCCGACTGGAAGACGGCGACCTGCTCACCCGTCTCCACGAGGAGGCGATGCCCGAACTCGCCGAGTACGACGCGGACTTCGCGGTCCACGACCCCGACAGCCGGGTCCGGACCACGGAACAGGTGCTCGCGTCGGTCCGGCGCGGTCTCCGGACCCTGACGAGCGCCTCGGGGTTCGCCGGCCTGATACCGAACGTCGGGTCGAACCTCGTCGAGTGTCTCCCCGAAGCGGGCGACATCGGTGACGTGGCGGGCGTCCCCGGCAGAATCTTCGACGTGAAGGGACGAGCGACCGTCCCCGGAGATCCGGAGTTCGGCGTCAGCGAACACGTCGCGGGCGTCCTCCTGTCGGCCCGCGAGGCCGGCCTCGACGTGCGGGCGGCCGTCAACCTCCGGTACGACCCGGTGTTGATCGACGACCTCGACGCGGCGGGCTACCAGACCGTCGAGTTCGACCCCGACGCGCCGACCGACCCGGTTCGGGCGGCACTCGCGGAGGCGGTCGACGCGGAGGATCCGCCGGCGACCGTCGTCGTCTACCAGTCCGGCGGCTACGGTATCGAACCGATCACCTACGTCCTCGGCCCGGACGCCGCGACCGTCGCCGGGGTCGTCCGCGACCTGCTATGA
- a CDS encoding DUF7533 family protein, with product MRLGILDTLGLAATLVFAIPIAFVGVRLLLQEQFFLGGFLLLTAGLMVYLQRVATTPEDIPIKIAEKLTGGLVKPPEEDEAEATDTDEGEGLLSRLR from the coding sequence ATGCGACTCGGGATTCTCGACACACTCGGGCTGGCGGCGACGCTCGTCTTCGCCATCCCCATCGCGTTCGTCGGCGTCAGACTCCTCCTCCAAGAGCAGTTCTTCCTCGGCGGCTTCCTCCTGCTCACGGCCGGACTGATGGTCTACCTCCAGCGCGTCGCCACCACGCCCGAGGACATCCCGATCAAGATCGCGGAGAAGCTGACTGGCGGTCTCGTCAAACCGCCCGAAGAGGACGAGGCGGAGGCGACCGATACCGACGAAGGCGAGGGGCTGCTCAGTCGCCTGCGCTGA
- a CDS encoding DUF7563 family protein, with protein sequence MPECQNCGSFVTADYVRVFTPDGVEDPRVCPRCEDKIRDGADVREARSPRRT encoded by the coding sequence ATGCCCGAGTGTCAGAACTGCGGTTCCTTCGTGACTGCGGATTACGTGCGAGTGTTCACCCCCGACGGGGTCGAGGACCCTCGTGTCTGTCCGCGCTGTGAGGACAAGATTCGTGACGGTGCCGACGTGCGGGAAGCGCGTTCCCCGCGCCGCACCTGA
- a CDS encoding phosphoglycerol geranylgeranyltransferase translates to MTGPWQDWDHILKVDPDKDLVEGETFADVCQTGTDAIEVGGTTGMTVENMSGVIDACAEYGVPLYQEPSNPGVVIDSPALDGYLIPTVFNSTEAFWITGAHKEWVRIENGMDWDRTHTEAYIVLNPDSAVAEYTSADCDLAPDDVAAYAAVAERMFGQEIVYLEYSGTFGDSETVAAASDALDEATLFYGGGIHDYDSAYEMGRHADTVVVGDLLHDEGVEAVRQTVEGVKDAHADRD, encoded by the coding sequence ATGACCGGGCCGTGGCAGGACTGGGATCACATCCTGAAGGTCGATCCCGACAAGGACCTCGTGGAGGGGGAGACGTTCGCAGACGTGTGCCAGACCGGAACCGACGCCATCGAGGTCGGCGGCACGACGGGCATGACCGTCGAGAACATGAGCGGCGTCATCGACGCCTGCGCCGAGTACGGCGTCCCCCTCTATCAGGAACCCTCGAATCCGGGCGTCGTCATCGACTCGCCGGCACTCGACGGCTACCTCATCCCGACCGTCTTCAACTCGACCGAGGCGTTCTGGATCACCGGCGCGCACAAGGAGTGGGTCCGGATCGAGAACGGGATGGACTGGGACCGCACCCACACCGAGGCGTACATCGTCCTCAACCCCGACTCCGCAGTCGCCGAGTACACCAGCGCCGACTGTGACCTCGCGCCCGACGACGTGGCCGCCTACGCCGCCGTCGCCGAGCGGATGTTCGGCCAGGAGATCGTCTACCTCGAATACTCCGGCACTTTCGGCGACAGCGAGACCGTCGCGGCCGCCAGCGACGCACTCGACGAGGCGACGCTGTTCTACGGCGGCGGCATCCACGACTACGACTCGGCCTACGAGATGGGCCGGCACGCCGACACGGTCGTCGTCGGCGATCTGCTCCACGACGAGGGTGTCGAGGCGGTCCGGCAGACCGTCGAGGGCGTGAAGGACGCCCACGCCGACCGCGACTGA
- a CDS encoding UvrD-helicase domain-containing protein, with translation MSDSDVTVTRLFGGPGSGKTTALLDRVDEILDRDDVDVRDILVVSYTRAAAAEVRERLAERLDVSPRSLQGNVCTMHAKAYELLNLSRGDVVGEDDKEEFCKDYGIEYEDEYGGAGRRTARSTTLGNKIIATSQWLQRTRRDVADWYDVPFQWDVEEVRLPPEIDPNSQEGNKYTPTWPSSDDRVDVPETIRAWRSYKGEHDLVGFADMLERVKQRSLVPNVDYLVIDEFQDITTLQYDVYEEWKPHMEQVLIAGDDDQVVYAWQGADPNLLLDADRDEDVILPNSYRLPSRILNVVNREIRHIDNRQEKDLKPRKEGGAVEGVESPSMLDLVRNVRFTVQQDDGSLMLLFRARYQMFQFIDEFIGEGIPFKCLTDQRMWTDRLTQYVKAVEAIERGETVDGLQARRLADMLQDSAFGTNDRDDLYDLIDDREEAEGVETLTELAFDADEIKNFAPFMPGPASAGDMVRKVTSFQRKSIKAYFAGDYAGMDPSRVRVGTIHSAKGREADHVFVSTDLTEKVVEQMAASVDDPTDVDGVEEFTSTTSPVPVLTDNERRVFYVGMSRARERLVVLENLIDGAPTLPVSVLLHNELRDTPVEELLEAAQEPQAPKTS, from the coding sequence ATGAGCGATTCCGACGTGACTGTGACCCGGTTGTTCGGGGGACCGGGGAGCGGGAAGACCACCGCCCTGCTGGACCGCGTCGACGAGATTCTGGACCGCGACGACGTCGACGTGCGGGACATCCTCGTCGTCTCGTACACCCGTGCCGCCGCCGCCGAGGTCCGCGAACGCCTCGCAGAGCGACTCGACGTGTCACCGCGTTCCCTCCAGGGGAACGTCTGTACGATGCACGCGAAGGCGTACGAACTGCTGAACCTCTCGCGTGGCGACGTGGTCGGCGAGGACGACAAAGAGGAGTTCTGCAAGGACTACGGTATCGAGTACGAAGACGAGTACGGCGGCGCAGGTCGCCGGACCGCCCGCTCGACGACGCTCGGCAACAAGATCATCGCCACCAGTCAGTGGCTCCAGCGCACTCGCCGGGACGTGGCCGACTGGTACGACGTGCCGTTCCAGTGGGACGTCGAGGAAGTGCGCCTCCCCCCCGAGATCGACCCCAACTCACAGGAGGGGAACAAGTACACCCCGACGTGGCCCTCCTCCGACGACCGCGTGGACGTCCCCGAGACGATCCGAGCGTGGCGCTCGTACAAGGGCGAACACGACCTCGTCGGCTTCGCGGACATGCTCGAACGCGTCAAACAGCGGTCGCTGGTCCCCAACGTCGACTACCTCGTCATCGACGAGTTCCAGGACATCACGACGCTCCAGTACGACGTGTACGAGGAGTGGAAACCCCACATGGAGCAGGTGCTGATCGCCGGCGACGACGACCAGGTCGTCTACGCCTGGCAGGGTGCAGATCCGAACCTCTTACTCGACGCCGACCGCGACGAGGACGTCATCCTCCCGAACTCCTACCGCCTCCCCTCGCGCATCCTCAACGTCGTCAACCGCGAGATCCGTCACATCGACAACCGACAGGAGAAGGACCTCAAGCCCCGCAAAGAAGGGGGTGCAGTCGAGGGCGTCGAGAGCCCCTCGATGCTCGATCTGGTCCGGAACGTCCGGTTCACCGTCCAGCAGGACGACGGCAGTCTGATGTTGCTGTTCCGGGCGCGCTACCAGATGTTCCAGTTCATCGACGAGTTCATCGGCGAGGGTATCCCCTTCAAATGTCTCACCGACCAGCGGATGTGGACCGACCGCCTCACCCAGTACGTGAAGGCGGTCGAAGCCATCGAGCGCGGCGAGACGGTCGACGGACTGCAGGCCCGCCGACTCGCGGACATGCTGCAGGACTCGGCGTTCGGCACGAACGACCGGGACGACCTCTACGACCTGATCGACGACCGCGAGGAGGCGGAGGGCGTCGAGACGCTGACCGAACTGGCGTTCGACGCCGACGAGATCAAGAACTTCGCGCCGTTCATGCCCGGCCCCGCCTCGGCGGGCGACATGGTGCGGAAGGTCACCTCTTTCCAGCGCAAGTCGATCAAGGCGTACTTCGCCGGGGACTACGCCGGGATGGATCCCTCCCGCGTCCGGGTCGGCACGATCCACTCCGCGAAGGGTCGTGAGGCCGACCACGTCTTCGTCTCCACCGATCTGACCGAGAAGGTCGTCGAGCAGATGGCCGCCTCGGTGGACGACCCGACCGACGTCGACGGCGTCGAGGAGTTCACCTCGACGACCTCGCCGGTCCCCGTGCTGACCGACAACGAGCGCCGGGTGTTCTACGTCGGGATGTCGCGTGCCCGTGAGCGACTGGTCGTGCTGGAGAACCTGATCGACGGCGCGCCGACGCTGCCGGTCTCCGTGTTGCTCCACAACGAACTGCGCGACACGCCGGTCGAGGAGCTGCTCGAGGCCGCACAGGAACCGCAGGCACCGAAGACCTCGTGA
- a CDS encoding M24 family metallopeptidase, with amino-acid sequence MSDDADGPAVGGTRDDPAVPPATSDDGPATDDSVLAVTLADSEAVAVVHVGDRFDDDLRYLTRFSGPDRHYAFVATADEQFLLAPALFAEQARREFAGTVVTDDVGAPAGLRAVRLLDRLVGDDVAPSAGPRDESPSDETTDTDTGSPSILVPRQIPHDAVAYLQQAGYGVESTTAVTDARIVKTDAEVEHLRRVQRATRRGVRRAATILAESTVAEADAEDERRPLYWQGAPLSTERLRRQVNATLAVEGVRDAGNTVIGAGESCADLHFTGLRRLYAGETVLLDVSPRGPAGYYGDCTRTFVVDGEGGWERRAHVAVTAAREAALAELAAGVPARRVQEEAAAEIAAYGFRVDSDEQGFVHSLGHGIGLSLHEGPSFRDDAPLPAGAVVTIEPGVYDPDRGGVRVEDVAVVREDGYELLGSLPTGMEPAEYVSAGD; translated from the coding sequence GTGAGCGACGACGCCGACGGTCCCGCTGTCGGCGGCACCCGTGACGATCCTGCGGTCCCGCCAGCGACCAGCGACGACGGTCCCGCGACCGACGACTCGGTGCTCGCGGTCACACTCGCCGACAGCGAGGCGGTCGCGGTCGTCCACGTCGGCGACCGGTTCGACGACGACCTCCGGTACCTGACGCGCTTCTCGGGGCCGGACCGCCACTACGCGTTCGTCGCGACCGCCGACGAACAGTTCTTGCTCGCCCCGGCGCTGTTCGCCGAACAGGCCCGCCGGGAGTTCGCGGGGACGGTCGTCACCGACGACGTAGGTGCGCCGGCCGGTCTGCGTGCGGTGCGACTCCTCGACCGACTCGTCGGCGACGACGTGGCTCCGTCTGCTGGCCCGCGAGACGAGTCGCCGAGCGACGAGACGACCGACACGGACACCGGATCGCCGTCGATCCTCGTCCCTCGGCAGATTCCCCACGACGCGGTCGCGTACCTACAACAGGCCGGCTACGGGGTCGAATCGACGACCGCCGTGACCGACGCCCGGATCGTGAAGACCGACGCGGAGGTCGAGCACCTGCGCCGGGTGCAGCGCGCGACCCGGCGTGGAGTCCGCCGCGCGGCGACGATTCTCGCGGAGAGCACGGTCGCGGAGGCCGACGCAGAAGACGAGCGCAGACCGCTCTACTGGCAGGGGGCACCGCTCTCCACCGAGCGTCTCCGGCGGCAGGTGAACGCGACGCTCGCGGTCGAAGGCGTCCGAGACGCGGGCAACACCGTGATCGGCGCGGGCGAGAGCTGCGCCGACCTGCACTTCACCGGCCTGCGGCGACTGTACGCCGGGGAGACGGTCCTGCTCGACGTGTCACCGCGCGGGCCAGCGGGCTACTACGGCGACTGCACCCGAACCTTCGTCGTCGACGGCGAGGGGGGCTGGGAGCGCCGGGCGCACGTCGCGGTGACCGCCGCGCGGGAGGCGGCCCTCGCCGAACTCGCGGCCGGCGTGCCCGCGCGTCGCGTGCAGGAGGAAGCGGCCGCCGAGATCGCGGCGTACGGCTTCCGGGTCGACAGCGACGAACAGGGGTTCGTCCACAGCCTCGGCCACGGGATCGGGCTCTCACTGCACGAGGGGCCGTCCTTCCGAGACGACGCACCACTGCCGGCCGGGGCGGTGGTGACGATCGAACCGGGCGTCTACGATCCCGACCGAGGTGGGGTCCGCGTCGAGGACGTGGCGGTCGTGCGCGAGGACGGCTACGAACTGCTGGGAAGCCTGCCGACCGGAATGGAACCGGCCGAGTACGTCAGCGCAGGCGACTGA
- a CDS encoding class I SAM-dependent methyltransferase codes for MTDRAGESDPADRSAETVPDGVTATQQFYTRWAGLYDALATRTPGIGSLRARAADRLAPDRGDTVVEMGCGTGANLSHLRERVGPEGTVIGVDFTPGMVATATQRVRSEGWANVHVVRGDATRPPLSAGDADALLSSFVVGMLGDPASAVADWTDLVGEHGRVALLDLARSTRTVGAPLNAVFRAFVLASSPPGTSERHGGSPGGVLDRRVASAHRTLFDHCSDVEHSTHALGFVRLSSGTVE; via the coding sequence ATGACCGACCGCGCCGGGGAGTCCGACCCCGCCGACCGCTCGGCCGAGACAGTCCCGGACGGCGTCACGGCGACCCAGCAGTTCTACACGCGGTGGGCCGGCCTCTACGACGCACTCGCCACGCGAACGCCCGGTATCGGGAGCCTCCGAGCGCGGGCCGCCGACCGACTCGCGCCCGACCGCGGCGACACCGTGGTCGAGATGGGCTGTGGCACCGGGGCGAACCTCTCGCACCTCCGGGAGCGTGTCGGTCCCGAGGGGACCGTGATCGGCGTGGACTTCACCCCGGGGATGGTGGCGACCGCCACACAGCGCGTCCGCAGCGAGGGCTGGGCTAACGTCCACGTCGTCCGGGGAGACGCGACCCGCCCTCCGCTCTCGGCGGGCGACGCCGACGCCCTGCTGTCGAGTTTCGTCGTCGGGATGCTCGGCGACCCCGCGTCGGCGGTCGCCGACTGGACCGACCTCGTCGGGGAGCACGGACGCGTCGCCCTCCTCGACCTCGCGCGGAGTACGCGAACCGTCGGCGCGCCACTGAACGCCGTCTTCCGGGCGTTCGTCCTCGCGTCGTCGCCGCCGGGCACCAGTGAACGTCACGGTGGCTCGCCGGGCGGCGTACTGGACCGCCGGGTCGCGAGCGCCCACCGGACGCTGTTCGACCACTGTTCCGACGTCGAGCACTCGACGCACGCACTCGGGTTCGTGCGACTGAGCAGTGGAACCGTCGAGTGA
- a CDS encoding HVO_0416 family zinc finger protein: MASAPSADDELFDQFLTDRGHETEPTRWERSYNKLQCPDCGGLHEESAVECSVCGWRPN, from the coding sequence ATGGCATCAGCACCGAGCGCTGACGACGAACTCTTCGACCAGTTTCTCACCGACCGTGGTCACGAGACCGAACCGACACGGTGGGAGCGAAGCTACAACAAGCTCCAGTGTCCGGACTGTGGGGGGCTTCACGAGGAGTCCGCAGTAGAGTGTTCGGTGTGCGGCTGGCGACCTAACTGA
- a CDS encoding LAGLIDADG family homing endonuclease, translating to MHPDETVYMNGELWRAGDALAHAKSEGELLVETDDTKLYDFDATTQTLQPDGSLSQQPCLVYETDYEGAIHTVRTKTGREITVSGNHPFLVNRDGRMEWIEADDLAVDDSLVAPDRLRVDSTPFPSHDAVLDELDDQFDVLRRDRIERLRDRLHAEREGDTDLSADDLDTLRIAAGLSKTALTERVDATYDRVLNYLQGADTAVGVQIADALRTEEITLADCIETHGISRFVDELSDEEAGFFVGFVLSDGSYDETSVKIYQKNHPDAFDRWTDLGEKLGFEVRTREIHGGREAAIDSKPLVEYLDARYDLRNPTRLLDAPEAFQRAFLDVFVLTESHFDTDQRRITFTQKDRETTNLIAHLLLQFGIRPWIVDEERVHRIKIQGEDLRTFVEEFTWPGEEPDLSEFDSVHRSLPVDRNQLERIVELLGIEYAGDMSDRDWYNAYKNLGSGRPRVQESSITSFTEDIQAELAQRQVATVTDAARTDLGETAKQCGLSMTDVVDETELTKHRVWQAYQGETAPDEAVEYVAETYRQRVEKAETLLSYLEDLTDNDVFYDRITEIESEPYEGTVVGLSVPRTHNYVAGFGACGINHNTFPLPEAQVDRFVIKTKIGYPGLEGETELLRRRAGRSTQSPSVEPVLDRDSVVGIREAPESVRVEDDLLSYMAELTHATRQDRRVSVGVSPRGTQRLFEATRAQAVLQGRAYVTPDDIKTIAASVLAHRLVLTPDAQVNDVDKADVIADVLSQVDVPTVE from the coding sequence CTGCACCCGGACGAGACAGTCTACATGAACGGCGAGCTGTGGCGCGCCGGCGACGCACTCGCCCACGCAAAATCGGAAGGAGAGTTGCTCGTCGAAACCGACGACACGAAGCTGTACGACTTCGACGCGACGACACAGACCCTCCAGCCGGACGGGAGCCTCAGCCAACAGCCCTGTCTCGTCTACGAGACCGACTACGAGGGGGCGATCCACACGGTCCGAACGAAGACCGGGCGCGAGATCACCGTCTCCGGTAACCACCCGTTCCTCGTCAACCGTGACGGTCGAATGGAGTGGATCGAGGCAGACGACCTCGCGGTTGACGACTCACTCGTCGCGCCCGACCGCCTTCGGGTCGATTCCACTCCGTTCCCGAGCCACGACGCGGTACTCGACGAACTCGACGATCAGTTCGACGTACTCCGGCGCGACCGGATCGAGCGGCTTCGGGACCGACTCCACGCGGAACGGGAGGGTGACACCGACCTCTCGGCAGACGATCTCGATACCCTTCGGATCGCCGCCGGACTGTCGAAGACGGCCCTGACGGAGCGTGTCGATGCGACCTACGACCGTGTGTTGAACTATCTCCAAGGTGCCGACACGGCGGTCGGCGTGCAGATCGCCGACGCGCTTCGTACGGAAGAGATCACTCTGGCCGACTGCATCGAGACACACGGGATCAGCCGGTTCGTGGACGAACTTTCGGACGAGGAGGCTGGGTTCTTCGTCGGGTTCGTTCTCTCGGACGGGAGCTACGACGAGACCTCGGTGAAGATCTACCAGAAGAACCACCCAGATGCGTTCGACCGCTGGACCGATCTGGGGGAGAAACTCGGCTTCGAGGTGCGCACTCGTGAGATTCACGGGGGGCGTGAGGCGGCAATCGACTCGAAACCGCTCGTCGAGTATCTCGATGCACGATACGATCTCCGGAATCCCACGCGACTGCTCGACGCGCCGGAGGCCTTCCAGCGGGCGTTCCTCGACGTGTTCGTGCTGACCGAGTCCCACTTCGACACCGACCAACGCCGGATCACGTTCACCCAGAAAGATCGAGAGACGACGAACCTGATCGCGCATCTCCTCCTCCAGTTCGGCATCCGACCATGGATCGTCGACGAGGAGCGCGTCCACCGAATCAAGATTCAGGGTGAAGACCTCCGGACGTTCGTTGAGGAGTTCACGTGGCCCGGTGAGGAACCCGACCTCTCGGAGTTCGACTCGGTCCATCGGTCTCTCCCGGTCGACCGGAACCAACTCGAACGGATCGTCGAACTTCTCGGAATCGAATACGCGGGCGACATGAGCGACCGCGACTGGTACAACGCCTACAAGAACCTCGGCAGTGGCCGTCCCAGAGTCCAGGAGTCGTCGATCACGTCGTTCACCGAGGATATACAGGCGGAACTCGCACAACGACAGGTGGCGACTGTGACCGACGCCGCCCGGACCGACCTCGGCGAGACAGCCAAGCAGTGTGGACTCTCGATGACCGACGTGGTAGACGAGACCGAACTGACGAAACACCGGGTCTGGCAGGCGTATCAGGGAGAGACAGCACCTGACGAGGCAGTGGAGTACGTCGCAGAGACGTACCGTCAACGCGTGGAGAAAGCCGAGACACTCCTGTCATACCTCGAAGACCTGACGGACAATGACGTGTTCTACGACCGGATCACCGAGATCGAGTCGGAACCGTACGAGGGAACGGTCGTCGGACTCTCCGTCCCACGAACGCACAACTACGTCGCCGGATTCGGCGCGTGTGGGATCAACCACAACACGTTCCCCCTCCCCGAAGCACAGGTGGACAGATTCGTCATCAAGACGAAGATCGGCTACCCCGGACTGGAGGGCGAGACCGAACTCCTCCGGCGGCGCGCCGGGCGGAGTACCCAGTCGCCGAGCGTCGAACCCGTGCTCGACCGCGACTCGGTCGTCGGGATCAGAGAGGCCCCCGAGTCCGTCCGCGTCGAGGACGACCTGCTGTCGTACATGGCCGAGTTGACCCACGCGACCCGGCAGGACCGGCGCGTCTCGGTCGGGGTCTCCCCGCGCGGGACCCAGCGCCTGTTCGAGGCGACACGCGCGCAGGCCGTCCTGCAGGGCCGAGCGTACGTGACGCCCGACGACATCAAGACGATCGCCGCCTCGGTGCTCGCACACCGCCTCGTCCTGACGCCGGACGCGCAGGTGAACGACGTGGACAAGGCCGACGTGATCGCCGACGTGTTATCCCAGGTCGACGTGCCGACCGTCGAGTAA